In Dyadobacter sp. CECT 9275, the following proteins share a genomic window:
- the bshB1 gene encoding bacillithiol biosynthesis deacetylase BshB1 — MKLDILAITAHPDDVELCCAGTLLTQIALGKKVGIVDLTRGELGTRGTPEGRLQEAQNAARVLNVSVRENVGLSDAFFTNSEDQQKAIIPFIRKYRPDIVITNAIDDRHPDHGRGGRLVADSCFYAGLRMIKTLDEKGTEQEAWRPKNVFHAIQDRYIQPDFVIDISEVHEQKLQAIREFKSQFHVPEYNALSNEPQSYISTPDFLEFIIARAREMGHAIGVPYGEGFTSSRMLGLKDLGVFL; from the coding sequence ATGAAACTTGATATACTTGCCATTACCGCACATCCGGACGACGTGGAACTGTGTTGCGCCGGGACCTTGCTTACGCAGATCGCGCTCGGAAAAAAAGTGGGTATTGTGGATCTTACCCGGGGAGAACTCGGCACGCGCGGGACACCCGAAGGCAGGTTGCAGGAGGCGCAAAACGCCGCTCGGGTTTTAAACGTATCTGTCAGGGAAAATGTTGGACTGTCCGACGCCTTCTTTACCAACAGCGAGGATCAGCAAAAGGCCATTATTCCTTTTATCAGGAAGTACCGCCCGGATATTGTTATCACGAACGCCATTGACGACCGTCATCCTGACCATGGCCGTGGTGGCAGGCTCGTTGCGGACAGCTGCTTTTATGCGGGCCTCCGGATGATCAAAACCCTGGACGAAAAGGGTACCGAACAGGAAGCCTGGCGGCCCAAAAATGTTTTTCACGCCATCCAGGATCGTTATATCCAACCCGATTTTGTGATCGATATTTCGGAGGTGCATGAGCAGAAGCTGCAGGCCATCCGCGAATTTAAAAGTCAGTTTCATGTTCCTGAGTATAACGCGCTAAGCAACGAGCCGCAGAGCTATATCTCCACACCCGATTTCCTTGAGTTTATTATTGCCCGCGCACGCGAAATGGGCCACGCCATTGGGGTTCCCTACGGCGAAGGATTCACCTCCTCCCGTATGCTGGGACTGAAAGACCTCGGTGTGTTTTTGTAA
- a CDS encoding M23 family metallopeptidase, whose protein sequence is MKGTLITGLLILVCIISQNAQAQERGKFKNNPKINQTGNNGNEGPTKAATPQVEDEYQVESSNLKFQSQFEPVKPLNPVVSEDTSTLDEGEPEVVEMVDSLLVGDDWVKAAEYYAIWDARIINPYGLNPLDFDEPIDLKLYDPAINRLWSTPMTITRPTSNFGYRWGRWHNGTDLDLDTGDSVRSTYDGMIRIVAWDGSGYGRFIVVRHYNGLETLYGHLSKQLVESGQIVKAGEVIGLGGNTGRSTGSHLHYENRYEGNPFDPRNIFDWEQKQIRSDHFMLTSEVWNHLRGKSSKSEFESGDAPASYTRSVLHKVRSGDTLSSIASRYGVSVSSIARRNRISTRSTLRLGQKLRIK, encoded by the coding sequence ATGAAAGGAACGCTTATTACAGGTTTGTTGATATTGGTGTGCATCATCTCGCAAAACGCGCAGGCACAGGAACGGGGTAAATTTAAAAATAACCCAAAAATCAACCAGACCGGTAACAACGGAAATGAAGGTCCCACAAAAGCTGCAACACCACAGGTCGAGGATGAATACCAGGTAGAAAGTTCAAATCTTAAATTTCAGAGCCAGTTTGAACCTGTAAAACCGCTTAATCCGGTTGTGAGTGAAGATACTTCCACACTGGATGAAGGAGAGCCCGAGGTAGTAGAAATGGTGGATTCCCTGCTCGTGGGAGACGACTGGGTAAAAGCTGCAGAATATTACGCCATCTGGGATGCCCGTATCATTAATCCCTATGGCCTTAATCCGCTTGACTTTGACGAGCCCATAGATCTTAAATTGTATGACCCCGCAATAAACCGCCTGTGGAGTACCCCCATGACCATCACCCGGCCTACATCCAATTTTGGTTACCGCTGGGGCCGCTGGCACAATGGTACAGATCTGGACCTGGATACGGGCGATTCTGTCCGCAGTACCTACGACGGAATGATCAGGATTGTAGCCTGGGATGGAAGCGGTTATGGGCGTTTTATTGTGGTGAGGCACTATAACGGACTGGAAACATTGTACGGCCATTTGTCCAAACAGCTGGTTGAGTCCGGGCAGATTGTGAAAGCCGGGGAGGTCATTGGCCTGGGCGGAAATACGGGAAGAAGCACGGGGTCACATTTGCATTATGAAAACCGCTACGAGGGAAATCCTTTTGATCCCCGTAATATTTTTGACTGGGAGCAAAAGCAAATCCGCTCCGACCATTTTATGCTTACCAGTGAGGTATGGAACCATTTAAGGGGCAAGTCAAGTAAAAGTGAATTTGAATCCGGTGATGCTCCTGCTTCCTATACCCGATCCGTACTGCATAAAGTACGATCCGGAGATACTCTTTCTTCCATTGCATCGCGCTATGGTGTGAGTGTATCGTCTATTGCAAGAAGGAACCGAATTTCTACGCGCTCAACTTTACGCCTTGGGCAGAAGCTGCGCATCAAATAG
- the trxB gene encoding thioredoxin-disulfide reductase, which produces MTPEKIDCLIIGSGPAGYTAAIYASRAGLNPVLYQGSQPGGQLTITTEVDNYPGYPDGISGPEMMINFEKQARRFGTDIRYGMATEVDFTGYPHKVIIDGKKEIEANAVIISTGASAKWLGIDGEERLNGRGVSACAVCDGFFFRGQDVVVVGAGDTAAEEASYLAKLCRKVYLLVRRDEMRASKIMQKRLETLPNIEILWNTETVRLNGEEELESVLVRNNKTGEESVLTATGFFVAIGHKPNTDIFKGYLHMDETGYIQTIKGSSCTNIKGVFACGDAQDNVYRQAVTAAGTGCMAALDAERFLVEREVEVAMEETA; this is translated from the coding sequence ATGACACCCGAAAAAATTGACTGTCTGATTATCGGTTCCGGCCCTGCCGGTTACACCGCTGCCATATACGCTTCACGGGCCGGACTTAATCCGGTTTTATACCAGGGCTCACAGCCTGGCGGACAACTTACCATCACTACCGAAGTGGATAACTACCCGGGCTATCCTGATGGTATTTCAGGCCCGGAAATGATGATTAATTTTGAAAAACAAGCCAGAAGGTTCGGAACGGATATCCGTTACGGCATGGCAACCGAGGTAGATTTCACCGGTTATCCGCATAAAGTGATCATTGACGGCAAAAAAGAAATTGAAGCCAATGCAGTCATTATTTCCACTGGCGCTTCTGCCAAATGGCTGGGCATTGATGGCGAAGAAAGGCTGAATGGCCGCGGCGTTTCCGCTTGTGCCGTTTGTGATGGTTTCTTTTTCCGTGGCCAGGACGTTGTAGTGGTTGGGGCAGGAGACACGGCTGCGGAAGAAGCCAGTTATCTTGCCAAACTTTGCCGTAAAGTTTACCTGCTGGTAAGACGCGACGAAATGCGCGCCTCCAAGATCATGCAGAAACGTTTGGAGACACTTCCCAATATCGAAATTCTCTGGAATACCGAAACCGTCAGACTGAACGGAGAGGAAGAACTGGAAAGTGTTTTGGTACGAAACAATAAAACCGGCGAAGAAAGCGTACTTACAGCAACCGGTTTCTTCGTTGCAATTGGCCATAAACCCAATACGGATATTTTCAAAGGTTACCTCCACATGGACGAAACCGGATATATCCAGACCATCAAAGGAAGTTCGTGCACCAACATCAAAGGCGTATTTGCCTGTGGTGACGCCCAGGACAATGTATACCGCCAGGCAGTAACAGCTGCCGGAACCGGTTGTATGGCGGCTTTGGATGCAGAGCGTTTCCTGGTGGAAAGAGAGGTGGAAGTGGCGATGGAAGAGACCGCTTAG
- a CDS encoding OmpA family protein produces the protein MYRQFASLILLFWLSICSLQGQDLPSSRKARDLYEKAQKAWQARQLHEAASLYEKVLETDPGHYESNLRMAQISELQRNADLSKKYFQRLIVIRPADPQSAAGYQWLGRAHFQAERYDSAQYYFEKALPLFPPKSSLNRLTEKLIASCKFAKEAVKTPLDIKKYSLGDTVNFLSSQYFPVLTADNETLIFTGLTSERDENIYITHRIEKHWDVPEQISKTINSANNEGTCSISADGRTLVFTACNREDGYGSCDLYITRKEGNDWSTPVNMGGVINSRDWESQPSLSADGQVLYFASDRRGGYGKKDIWVARVNATGEWDEPKNAGMAINSPEEEVAPFIHANNRTLFFSSNGFPGMGGFDLFISRLSDTTWAAPVNIGYPINTVTDQVGMFIASDGIRAYYTDESTRNGKPMLFTFELPRKLREMIIPTRYAKGKIIDKKTSEPVTGHIDLFDLQTQNKVGTYQADPKTGSFLAVLNQGSDYAFYVSAEGYLFKSLSFSVRDSASTVNLEIPLESIEKNRVEVLHNIFFRTGSYELDEKSKVELNRLAGFLSENKTVRIEIAGHTDDVGADAANLELSRQRAISVTNFLKNSGISPDRLLAKGYGKTVPAVPNNSEENRQKNRRIEWRIL, from the coding sequence ATGTACCGTCAGTTTGCTAGTCTGATTCTCCTTTTCTGGCTTTCGATATGTTCTCTTCAGGGCCAGGATTTACCCTCTTCCCGTAAGGCGAGGGATCTTTACGAAAAAGCACAAAAGGCCTGGCAGGCAAGGCAGTTGCATGAGGCGGCCAGCCTCTATGAAAAGGTACTGGAAACAGACCCCGGACATTACGAAAGTAATCTTCGCATGGCACAGATCTCGGAACTGCAGCGCAACGCGGATCTTTCCAAAAAATATTTCCAGAGATTAATTGTCATACGTCCGGCAGACCCGCAGTCTGCTGCCGGTTACCAATGGCTGGGACGGGCTCATTTTCAGGCAGAACGGTACGACTCAGCCCAGTATTACTTTGAAAAAGCATTGCCGCTTTTCCCTCCGAAATCCAGCCTTAACCGGCTCACAGAAAAACTGATAGCCTCCTGTAAATTCGCGAAAGAGGCGGTAAAAACACCTCTTGACATCAAAAAATACTCGCTGGGAGATACCGTGAATTTTCTGAGCTCCCAATACTTTCCGGTGTTAACGGCTGATAACGAAACGCTGATCTTTACGGGGCTAACATCCGAACGTGACGAGAACATATACATAACGCACCGTATTGAGAAACACTGGGATGTTCCCGAACAAATCTCGAAAACCATCAATTCGGCCAACAACGAAGGTACCTGTTCCATTTCCGCCGATGGACGAACGCTCGTATTTACGGCCTGCAACCGGGAAGATGGCTACGGCAGCTGCGACCTTTACATTACCCGCAAGGAAGGAAACGACTGGTCGACGCCGGTGAATATGGGGGGCGTCATCAACAGCCGCGACTGGGAGTCTCAACCTTCCCTTTCGGCCGACGGGCAGGTATTGTACTTTGCTTCCGACCGCCGCGGCGGATACGGCAAGAAAGATATCTGGGTAGCTCGCGTCAATGCAACAGGAGAATGGGATGAACCTAAAAATGCGGGAATGGCTATCAATTCTCCGGAAGAAGAAGTGGCCCCCTTCATTCATGCCAACAACCGCACGCTGTTCTTCTCTTCGAATGGTTTTCCCGGCATGGGTGGCTTTGACCTTTTTATCTCCCGGTTATCGGATACCACCTGGGCGGCCCCTGTCAATATCGGATATCCCATTAACACCGTAACAGACCAGGTGGGAATGTTCATCGCTTCTGATGGCATCCGGGCCTATTATACCGACGAAAGTACCCGCAATGGGAAACCCATGCTTTTCACTTTTGAACTTCCCCGAAAATTAAGAGAGATGATTATCCCGACCCGGTACGCCAAGGGAAAAATTATCGATAAAAAAACATCAGAACCCGTTACCGGGCATATAGACCTGTTCGATCTGCAGACACAAAACAAGGTAGGTACCTACCAGGCTGACCCTAAAACCGGAAGTTTCCTGGCGGTACTGAACCAGGGAAGCGATTACGCCTTTTATGTTTCTGCGGAGGGGTACCTTTTTAAAAGTTTATCCTTCAGTGTGCGCGACTCTGCATCCACCGTTAATCTGGAAATACCTCTGGAAAGTATAGAGAAAAATCGGGTGGAAGTGCTGCACAACATTTTCTTCCGGACTGGCTCTTATGAACTGGACGAAAAATCAAAAGTGGAGCTGAACCGGCTCGCTGGTTTCCTCTCCGAAAACAAAACAGTCCGGATAGAAATTGCCGGACATACCGATGACGTAGGGGCAGACGCCGCTAATCTGGAACTCTCCCGGCAGCGCGCCATATCGGTAACCAATTTTCTTAAAAATTCAGGAATTTCGCCCGATCGGCTTCTGGCAAAAGGTTATGGTAAAACTGTACCAGCAGTACCAAATAATTCGGAAGAAAACAGGCAGAAAAACAGGCGGATTGAGTGGCGCATCCTTTAA
- a CDS encoding 7-carboxy-7-deazaguanine synthase QueE, whose product MEAFYTLQGEGQHSGKAAYFIRLGGCEVGCHWCDVKESWDADIHPKTSIETIVQGALEYPGRLAVITGGEPLMYNLDALTTQLKAEGFKTNIETSGVYPFTGHWDWVCFSPKKFKTPHPDIYQNANELKAIIYNKSDFDFAEEHAALVKEDCTLLLQPEWSKHEQMLPLIIDYIKDNPKWKMSLQTHKYMNIP is encoded by the coding sequence ATGGAGGCCTTTTACACGCTACAGGGCGAAGGCCAGCACAGCGGGAAGGCAGCCTATTTCATTCGTCTCGGAGGCTGTGAGGTAGGTTGCCACTGGTGCGATGTAAAAGAGTCATGGGATGCTGATATCCATCCCAAAACCTCTATCGAAACCATTGTGCAGGGTGCTTTGGAATATCCCGGAAGGCTTGCCGTGATTACCGGAGGCGAACCGTTGATGTACAATCTCGATGCACTTACAACGCAGCTGAAAGCCGAAGGATTCAAAACCAACATCGAAACATCGGGGGTTTACCCATTCACAGGCCATTGGGATTGGGTGTGCTTTTCCCCCAAAAAATTCAAAACACCGCATCCCGATATTTACCAAAATGCGAATGAGCTAAAAGCGATTATTTACAACAAAAGCGATTTCGATTTTGCTGAGGAACATGCTGCACTGGTAAAGGAAGACTGCACTCTTCTTTTGCAACCCGAATGGAGTAAACACGAACAGATGCTGCCTTTGATAATTGACTACATCAAAGACAATCCAAAATGGAAAATGTCGTTACAAACCCATAAGTATATGAATATTCCGTAA
- the mnmE gene encoding tRNA uridine-5-carboxymethylaminomethyl(34) synthesis GTPase MnmE, whose translation MNNFSIHQQEVICALATPSGVGAIAIIRVSGSGSIALVNAIFKGKNLETAESHTVHFGTIYNKSDIVDEVLVTVFKTPRSFTKEDSVEISCHGSDYIIRQIMKLLIQKGARIAKPGEFTQRAFLNGQFDLVQAEAVADLIAADSEASHKTALNQLRGGFSKKLASLRTELIHFASLIELELDFGEEDVEFAERDDLRQLITSLQETIAPLIESFDYGNAIKEGIPVAIIGSPNVGKSTLLNALLNEEKAIVTSVAGTTRDVIEDTIVLDGLKFRFIDTAGIRETTDLVESIGIERSKAAMEKADIVIFLFDSAETLAENRALAALLPTGKQVLFVLNKTDINPELYARLSADDTDIVPISAHTQQNLPALTGKLVSLVHGQAAADTVVTNLRHYEHLVKTFDSLADVLNGLSLGVTGDFLAQDIRLALHHLGEITGTIVTDDLLDNIFSKFCIGK comes from the coding sequence ATGAATAATTTTTCAATCCATCAGCAGGAAGTGATTTGTGCTCTTGCAACGCCCTCAGGAGTGGGGGCGATTGCCATTATCCGGGTGTCCGGATCAGGAAGTATTGCACTTGTCAATGCCATTTTTAAGGGAAAAAACCTTGAAACGGCGGAGAGCCATACCGTACATTTTGGCACGATATATAACAAATCGGACATCGTAGATGAGGTATTGGTGACGGTTTTCAAAACACCCAGATCCTTTACAAAAGAAGATTCCGTCGAGATTTCGTGCCATGGTTCGGATTACATCATCCGGCAGATCATGAAGTTGTTGATTCAGAAAGGGGCCAGGATTGCCAAGCCAGGTGAATTTACCCAGCGGGCGTTTTTGAATGGCCAGTTCGATCTGGTACAGGCAGAAGCGGTGGCCGACCTCATTGCGGCCGATTCCGAAGCGAGCCATAAAACAGCATTAAACCAGCTGAGGGGCGGGTTTTCTAAAAAACTCGCGTCGTTACGAACGGAACTTATCCATTTCGCTTCGCTGATCGAACTGGAACTGGACTTTGGCGAAGAGGATGTGGAGTTTGCCGAACGCGATGACCTGCGGCAACTGATCACCTCATTGCAGGAAACCATTGCGCCGCTGATCGAATCCTTTGACTATGGAAATGCCATCAAGGAAGGTATTCCTGTGGCGATTATCGGGTCACCCAATGTTGGGAAGTCCACTTTGCTGAATGCGTTGCTGAATGAAGAAAAGGCCATTGTCACCAGCGTCGCTGGTACCACCCGCGATGTGATCGAGGATACCATCGTCCTCGACGGACTCAAATTCCGTTTCATCGACACTGCGGGCATCCGTGAAACGACCGACCTGGTGGAATCCATCGGCATTGAAAGATCCAAGGCGGCTATGGAAAAGGCCGATATCGTGATTTTCCTTTTTGACAGCGCCGAAACTTTGGCTGAAAACAGAGCCCTGGCAGCGTTGCTTCCGACCGGGAAACAGGTACTTTTTGTTTTAAATAAAACAGACATCAATCCGGAACTTTACGCGCGTCTGTCCGCAGATGATACTGATATTGTCCCTATTTCCGCCCATACGCAGCAAAACCTGCCGGCCCTGACCGGAAAGCTTGTTTCACTGGTTCACGGGCAAGCCGCCGCCGATACGGTTGTCACCAACCTCAGGCATTACGAGCATCTGGTGAAAACGTTTGATTCACTTGCCGATGTTCTGAACGGTTTATCCCTGGGCGTAACCGGCGATTTCCTTGCCCAGGACATCCGGCTGGCCCTGCATCATCTGGGCGAAATCACCGGCACGATCGTGACGGATGATTTGCTGGATAATATTTTTAGCAAGTTTTGTATCGGGAAGTAG
- a CDS encoding Gfo/Idh/MocA family protein: protein MQNRSKIRVGIVGLQAGRSWAAVAHLPALGQLTDQYEIVGVVNSSLESSRAAAEACRIPLAFGSIEEMASSEEIDLIVVTVRVPLHYDAIKTILSHGKHVYCEWPLGRSLAEVEELAAMAHERSVIAVTGTQARVSVAIRKTADLIKNDFIGSILSSSIRGWAAPWGDTITDTKNEEYLRKKQNGADLLTIPFAHTLAAVCDVLGDIRDLSAIVHTRYPKVKALDTGKFIDADAPDFISVIGNLNKEAPFSINYQGANSVNGDAIIWEIEGSKGKIVLKAQTGHTQMADFTISHYTPSSQEPELINIDNKEESFGPHTNVREMYNRIASDILHGTNSAPSFDDAVILHKLIDDIRFSSSRKQWVIPSTHSRNLPDV, encoded by the coding sequence ATGCAAAATCGTTCAAAAATAAGGGTTGGAATTGTTGGCCTGCAAGCGGGCAGGAGTTGGGCTGCCGTTGCGCATCTGCCCGCTCTTGGTCAATTGACTGACCAATATGAAATAGTGGGTGTCGTGAATTCCAGTCTGGAGAGTTCGCGCGCTGCTGCCGAAGCCTGCCGGATTCCATTGGCTTTCGGCAGTATTGAAGAAATGGCTTCATCTGAGGAAATTGATTTGATTGTAGTAACAGTCCGGGTCCCGTTGCACTACGATGCGATCAAGACCATACTCTCGCATGGGAAGCATGTCTATTGCGAGTGGCCACTCGGGCGCTCGCTGGCAGAAGTAGAAGAATTAGCTGCAATGGCGCATGAAAGATCAGTAATTGCTGTTACTGGAACGCAGGCCCGTGTTTCTGTGGCCATACGTAAAACGGCTGATCTGATTAAAAATGATTTTATCGGCTCTATCCTGTCGAGCAGCATACGAGGTTGGGCAGCTCCCTGGGGTGATACAATCACCGACACAAAAAATGAGGAGTATTTACGAAAAAAGCAGAATGGTGCTGATCTGTTGACCATTCCTTTTGCTCATACACTTGCGGCAGTCTGTGATGTTTTGGGAGATATCAGGGATTTGTCCGCAATAGTGCACACACGATACCCAAAAGTTAAAGCACTTGACACCGGCAAGTTTATAGATGCTGACGCTCCCGATTTCATCTCGGTAATTGGAAACCTAAATAAGGAAGCTCCATTTTCAATTAATTATCAGGGCGCTAATTCTGTAAATGGTGATGCTATTATTTGGGAGATAGAAGGGTCGAAGGGGAAAATTGTCCTTAAAGCCCAGACCGGGCACACCCAGATGGCAGATTTTACAATCAGCCATTATACTCCGTCAAGCCAGGAGCCAGAGCTGATCAATATTGATAATAAAGAGGAATCCTTTGGACCTCATACAAATGTTAGAGAAATGTACAACAGAATCGCAAGCGACATTTTACATGGGACTAACTCAGCCCCTTCATTTGACGATGCGGTTATTCTGCATAAGCTGATTGATGACATTCGTTTTTCTTCCTCCCGAAAGCAATGGGTAATTCCATCAACGCATAGCAGAAATCTGCCTGACGTATAA
- a CDS encoding winged helix-turn-helix transcriptional regulator, whose product MYEKKMPLPLECGLAMTKEILGGKWKPNLLLAISIGINRPSQLHREIPQSTKRVLNLQLKELEEFEMIEKKIYHQLPPKVEYRLTERGETLMPILRQMNEWGDNNRSFIKSVILKRSKALD is encoded by the coding sequence ATGTACGAAAAAAAAATGCCCCTGCCGCTCGAATGTGGCCTGGCGATGACAAAAGAAATACTGGGTGGCAAGTGGAAACCAAATTTATTACTGGCTATATCAATAGGGATCAACCGCCCAAGCCAGTTACACCGCGAGATTCCACAGTCAACCAAGCGGGTTTTAAATCTGCAGTTGAAGGAACTGGAAGAATTCGAAATGATTGAAAAGAAAATTTATCATCAGCTACCACCCAAGGTAGAATATCGCCTTACCGAGCGCGGAGAAACACTGATGCCTATATTAAGACAAATGAACGAATGGGGGGATAACAATCGCTCATTTATCAAGAGTGTTATCCTGAAAAGATCAAAAGCACTGGATTAA
- a CDS encoding condensation domain-containing protein yields the protein MKGQQNRTLGAFEKAFWLLDQIDSKDFALAADISGTQPVEKWSKAVDMAQQRHPNLSVSVVPDELSRPTLQHVNNLHIPLRVVHAEPDYRWEQEVEKELSVRFNTEEGPLLRVVLVQKTDSIVLILSANHTVADGTSLSYLTRDILLAVTGNELELMEAQVFNDETLWLPEDLPTEMVKQVPKLKMKTDIVNPLVSSHRFSESTTHILLNVRDKKTQAYTAPFVRPF from the coding sequence ATGAAAGGACAACAGAACCGCACATTAGGTGCATTCGAAAAAGCGTTTTGGCTTCTGGACCAAATTGACTCCAAAGACTTCGCCCTGGCCGCGGACATTTCCGGTACACAGCCCGTTGAAAAATGGAGTAAGGCCGTCGACATGGCACAACAACGCCATCCAAACCTTTCTGTGAGCGTTGTGCCGGATGAACTTTCCCGGCCCACATTGCAGCATGTAAACAACCTGCACATTCCACTGCGTGTGGTGCATGCAGAGCCGGATTACCGCTGGGAGCAGGAAGTTGAAAAGGAACTTTCTGTAAGATTTAATACCGAAGAAGGCCCGCTATTAAGAGTTGTTTTGGTACAAAAAACAGATAGCATCGTTTTGATCCTGTCTGCAAACCACACTGTGGCAGATGGAACATCTTTAAGCTATTTGACGCGGGACATTTTACTGGCCGTCACTGGAAACGAACTTGAACTCATGGAGGCACAGGTGTTTAACGACGAAACGCTTTGGTTGCCGGAAGACCTGCCAACAGAGATGGTAAAACAGGTGCCAAAGCTGAAAATGAAGACGGATATTGTTAATCCATTGGTTTCCTCGCACCGCTTTTCTGAAAGCACAACGCACATATTGTTGAACGTGCGCGACAAGAAAACACAAGCGTACACGGCGCCATTTGTGCGACCGTTTTAA